One genomic segment of Terrihabitans soli includes these proteins:
- a CDS encoding PAS domain-containing sensor histidine kinase: protein MPMGGERSIVATGVGLAVLSSDTAAAQMSFALQPQQYGIGWVAVSLGLLLATTATAALYARQRSRANMTESVLRKIIADLRARVDRAEALTASEPQIVVTFGAPGEEPEISGSLPAGMSLPSGRMVLAFERWLSSDAADNVEDRLAALLDRGESFESLVVTRKGEHVIVEGRAAGGRAVMRIKSLAGEKLALAELRTRHEEMQRELKRFQVLLDRLPQPAWLRDGEGKIAWSNTAYAATVDASGAVAIGPDILEEPARRKAAQATSSGHAFHERTPVVTHGERRVFDVFEAPHEGGSAGMAVDMTELESLRNELIRRIESHRKTLDELATGVAIFAQNQRLVFYNQAFRQLWKLDPAFLSHEPTDSSILDRLRADELLPEPPDFRAWKLQLLEAYRSVEPREHWWHLPDGRTLRVVQTPNPEGGVTYLFDDVSERINLESRYNALTRVQRETLDHLRDAVAVFGSDGRLRLHNPNFSKMWRLSDEALAAEPHATRVFDMCSRLHEPDEPWDLLRTAVTAIPETRKPVYGRIERRDGVTIDISTVPLPDGATLVTFSDVTAAISVERALTERNEALETAGLLKSNFVKHVSYELRAPLTNVIGFAQLLADPSTGSLNERQREYAGHVLDSSAGLYAIINDILDLTTIDAGTMELDLSNVDIKTAVNAAVEGISGRLAPGMTLDIQIPPGIGSFIADEKRVRQVLFNLLSNAIGFSPEDKPVKLSAERADGKIYFRVTDQGPGMDAEQIAKAFDRFESRTEGSRHRGVGLGLSIVRSFVELHGGWVEIDSTPGKGTTVTCIFPTGGSGPRGGAAI, encoded by the coding sequence TCTACGCCCGTCAGCGCTCCCGCGCCAATATGACGGAATCCGTCCTCCGCAAGATCATCGCCGATCTCAGAGCCCGGGTGGACCGCGCCGAGGCCCTGACGGCGAGCGAGCCGCAGATCGTCGTGACCTTCGGCGCCCCGGGCGAGGAGCCCGAAATATCCGGGTCCCTGCCCGCCGGGATGAGCCTGCCTTCGGGCCGCATGGTTCTGGCCTTCGAGCGCTGGCTGAGCTCGGACGCCGCCGACAATGTCGAAGACCGTCTCGCCGCTTTGCTCGATCGCGGCGAGAGCTTTGAGAGCCTCGTCGTCACCCGCAAAGGCGAGCATGTGATTGTCGAAGGCCGCGCCGCCGGCGGCCGCGCCGTGATGCGCATCAAGAGCCTTGCCGGCGAAAAGCTGGCTCTGGCGGAACTGCGCACCCGCCATGAAGAAATGCAGCGCGAGCTGAAGCGCTTTCAGGTTCTGCTCGACCGCCTGCCCCAGCCCGCCTGGCTGCGCGACGGCGAAGGCAAGATCGCCTGGTCGAACACCGCCTATGCCGCAACCGTCGATGCGTCGGGCGCCGTCGCTATCGGCCCCGATATTCTGGAAGAGCCGGCGCGGCGCAAGGCTGCTCAGGCCACATCGAGCGGCCACGCTTTCCATGAGCGCACGCCCGTCGTGACGCATGGCGAGCGGCGCGTGTTCGACGTGTTCGAAGCGCCGCATGAAGGCGGCAGCGCCGGCATGGCCGTCGATATGACGGAGCTGGAGAGCCTTCGCAACGAACTCATCCGCCGCATCGAGAGCCACAGGAAAACGCTCGACGAGCTCGCGACGGGCGTTGCCATTTTCGCGCAGAACCAGCGCCTCGTATTCTACAATCAGGCCTTCCGCCAGCTGTGGAAGCTCGATCCGGCCTTCCTGTCGCATGAGCCGACCGACAGTTCGATACTGGACCGTCTGCGCGCCGACGAGCTTTTGCCCGAGCCGCCGGATTTCCGCGCCTGGAAGCTGCAGCTTCTCGAAGCCTATCGCAGTGTCGAGCCGCGCGAACACTGGTGGCACCTGCCCGACGGGCGCACGCTCCGCGTCGTACAGACACCGAACCCGGAAGGCGGCGTCACCTATCTCTTCGACGACGTGTCGGAACGCATCAATCTCGAAAGCCGCTACAACGCGCTGACCCGCGTGCAGCGCGAAACGCTCGATCATTTGCGCGATGCCGTCGCCGTGTTCGGCTCCGACGGGCGGCTGCGCCTGCACAATCCGAACTTCTCGAAAATGTGGCGCCTGTCGGACGAAGCGCTGGCTGCCGAGCCGCATGCGACGCGTGTTTTCGATATGTGCAGCCGCCTGCACGAACCGGACGAGCCCTGGGATCTTCTGCGCACCGCCGTCACCGCGATCCCCGAGACGCGCAAACCCGTCTATGGCCGCATCGAGCGCCGCGACGGCGTGACGATCGATATCTCCACCGTGCCGCTGCCGGACGGCGCGACGCTCGTCACCTTCTCCGACGTCACCGCCGCCATTTCCGTGGAACGTGCGCTGACCGAGCGCAATGAGGCCTTGGAAACCGCGGGCCTTCTGAAATCGAACTTCGTCAAACACGTGTCGTATGAATTGCGCGCGCCCTTAACAAATGTAATCGGCTTTGCGCAGCTCCTCGCCGATCCGTCGACCGGCTCGCTCAACGAGCGTCAGCGCGAATATGCCGGGCATGTTCTCGACAGTTCCGCCGGCCTTTACGCCATCATCAACGACATTCTCGATCTGACGACCATCGATGCCGGCACGATGGAGCTCGATCTGTCGAACGTCGACATCAAGACCGCGGTCAATGCGGCGGTCGAAGGCATAAGCGGGCGCCTCGCTCCGGGCATGACGCTCGATATCCAGATCCCGCCCGGCATTGGCAGCTTCATCGCCGACGAAAAGCGCGTGCGCCAGGTTCTGTTCAATCTCCTCTCCAATGCCATCGGCTTCAGCCCCGAGGACAAGCCGGTAAAGCTTTCGGCCGAGCGCGCCGACGGAAAGATCTATTTCCGCGTCACCGATCAGGGCCCGGGCATGGACGCCGAACAGATCGCCAAAGCCTTTGACCGGTTCGAAAGCCGCACCGAAGGCTCGCGCCATCGCGGGGTCGGCCTTGGCCTGTCCATCGTCCGCAGCTTCGTCGAATTGCATGGCGGCTGGGTCGAGATCGACAGCACACCCGGCAAAGGCACGACCGTGACCTGTATTTTCCCGACCGGTGGTAGCGGTCCGCGCGGCGGCGCGGCTATATAG
- a CDS encoding nucleotidyltransferase family protein translates to MSAPSSVPSRAMVLAAGLGTRMRPLTDKKPKAMVEVSGRALIDRVLDRLEKSGVENVIVNVHHHADLLEKHLTARKAPKITISDERSALLDSGGGVKKALPFLGKEPFFVLNADTIWIESVRPNLPALGWAFDPARMDMLLLIAATSGSLGYDGKGDFDADSEGRLTRRTEGRITPFVYAGAAVMSPDIFAKTPDGKFSLNLLFDRAIDSGRLYGLRLDGLWMHVGTPEAVTEADTAYARSTA, encoded by the coding sequence ATGAGCGCGCCGTCTTCCGTCCCTTCGCGCGCCATGGTGCTGGCCGCCGGGCTCGGCACACGTATGCGGCCGCTGACAGACAAAAAGCCCAAAGCCATGGTCGAAGTGTCCGGCCGCGCGCTGATCGACCGCGTGCTCGACCGGCTGGAAAAATCGGGCGTCGAGAACGTCATCGTCAACGTTCATCACCATGCCGATCTTCTTGAAAAACATCTGACGGCGCGAAAGGCACCGAAGATCACAATTTCCGACGAGCGCAGCGCGCTGCTCGATTCCGGCGGCGGCGTGAAGAAGGCCCTGCCGTTTCTCGGCAAGGAGCCGTTCTTCGTGCTGAACGCCGATACCATCTGGATCGAGAGCGTCCGGCCGAACCTTCCGGCGCTGGGGTGGGCGTTCGACCCTGCGAGGATGGACATGCTCCTTCTGATCGCCGCGACGTCGGGCAGCCTCGGCTATGACGGCAAAGGCGATTTCGACGCCGATTCCGAAGGCCGCCTGACCCGCAGGACCGAGGGCCGCATCACCCCCTTCGTCTATGCCGGCGCCGCCGTGATGAGCCCCGATATCTTCGCGAAAACCCCCGACGGGAAGTTTTCGCTGAACCTCCTCTTCGACCGGGCCATCGACTCGGGGCGGCTTTACGGCTTGCGTCTCGACGGGCTCTGGATGCATGTCGGCACTCCCGAAGCCGTGACGGAAGCTGACACCGCCTATGCGAGAAGCACAGCCTGA
- the addB gene encoding double-strand break repair protein AddB, whose protein sequence is MREAQPDALRRRPRLLTIPAGVPFLECLAQSVLEGRLGAAPGDALALADTQIFLPTRRAVRELQTIFAQKLGGAAVLPNISALGDFDEDEGAFDTDPDEYGLPEAIGETERRLVLAQLIRGWAVGVARAIGTGGTEADLISTTPSEAIALAIELGQLIDSFETEGAKWTELAPLIPPEHDEVWRITADFLDVAATAWPAVLDERGKIGDAALRNLRLRTKAARFEHDVPHTPVIIAGSTGSNPATADLMRAVGLLPNGAVVLHGLDVEADEETWKEIGGNDAALPQHWTHPQHAFFRLLKRLGVERDEVGMLGRETRTGDARRALVAGALLPSELTDRWSATRLDAGRALDGMTLIEAANEREEALAIALALTETLREPDRTAALITPDRNLARRVANELKRWDIEAEDSAGLPLADSEAGVLARLITEAAANQLSPEALLPLLRHPDARFGMEGTTLADAVDTLEIAVLRGPVPPPGVEGLRSALNLAHTPPDAEETRFWHPAKKRLAAEKFTPANNLISRIGRALEPLCALGTGDVPLSALLGAHRAALLAVAADAPDDPDLKTLDSFFEEAAHHARLGVRLTDYPSVFRSLLRGETARGTHAAHPRLRILGTLEARLLGFDRVVLGGLNETIWPPQTKNDAFLSRPMRGALGLPPPEWRIGQAAHDFEQALGTRDVILTRAQKAGGAPSVAARWLQRLAALAGDNWKTAQQRGAFYLSAARALDDAPVERRGAPAPTPERDLRPSRLSVTEIETLIRDPYAIFAKHTLRLQPLDPLGAEPGASDRGNIIHKAVATFVEKHDPDAPDALEKLIALGREGFDPFWSFPDVRAIWWPRFENIASWFIAWESARRKTIKRTLTERKGLLDWQTREDRTFTLSGRADRLDEFPDGRFAVVDYKTGVLPGHTEVQVGMAPQLPLEAALLAHGKFEGAQGETSQYLYVQLTGRGDGGDEKLIVLKETTPAEVAAAALTDLKKMIDRFENEATPYRPGTHPKFRRRPNGDYDHLARFAEWLLAPDAPEDFS, encoded by the coding sequence ATGCGAGAAGCACAGCCTGACGCTCTGCGCCGCCGGCCGCGCCTTCTGACCATTCCCGCCGGTGTGCCCTTTCTCGAATGCCTTGCGCAGTCGGTGCTCGAGGGGCGGCTCGGCGCGGCTCCGGGCGATGCGCTCGCTTTGGCCGATACGCAGATTTTCCTGCCCACCAGGCGTGCGGTGCGCGAGCTGCAGACAATCTTTGCGCAAAAGCTCGGCGGCGCGGCGGTCTTGCCGAACATTTCCGCGCTCGGCGATTTCGACGAAGACGAAGGCGCGTTCGACACCGATCCCGATGAATATGGATTGCCCGAAGCCATCGGCGAGACGGAACGACGGCTTGTTCTTGCGCAGCTTATTCGCGGCTGGGCGGTGGGCGTCGCGCGCGCCATCGGCACCGGCGGCACCGAGGCCGATCTGATTTCAACGACACCGTCCGAGGCCATCGCGCTTGCGATCGAACTCGGCCAGCTGATCGACAGTTTCGAAACCGAAGGCGCGAAATGGACGGAACTTGCGCCGCTCATTCCGCCCGAACATGACGAAGTCTGGCGCATCACGGCAGACTTCCTCGACGTCGCGGCAACCGCCTGGCCTGCGGTTCTCGACGAACGCGGCAAGATAGGCGACGCGGCCCTGCGGAATTTGAGGCTCCGCACCAAGGCCGCGCGGTTCGAGCACGATGTTCCACACACACCGGTCATCATCGCGGGTTCGACGGGCTCGAACCCGGCAACCGCCGATCTCATGCGCGCCGTGGGCCTCTTGCCGAACGGCGCCGTGGTTCTGCACGGCCTCGATGTCGAAGCCGACGAAGAAACCTGGAAAGAGATCGGCGGCAACGACGCCGCCCTGCCGCAGCACTGGACGCATCCGCAGCACGCCTTCTTCCGCCTGTTAAAGCGGCTCGGCGTCGAACGCGACGAAGTCGGCATGCTCGGCCGCGAAACACGCACCGGCGATGCGCGCCGCGCGCTCGTTGCCGGCGCGCTTCTGCCGTCCGAACTCACCGACCGCTGGTCCGCAACGCGCCTCGATGCCGGCCGCGCGCTGGACGGCATGACTTTGATCGAAGCCGCCAATGAGCGCGAGGAAGCGCTGGCGATTGCGCTTGCCTTGACGGAAACCCTGCGCGAGCCGGACCGCACCGCGGCTTTGATCACACCCGACCGAAATCTTGCGCGCCGTGTCGCAAACGAACTCAAGCGCTGGGACATCGAGGCGGAAGACAGCGCGGGTCTTCCTCTCGCCGACAGCGAAGCGGGGGTTCTTGCGCGTCTCATCACTGAGGCCGCAGCAAACCAGCTTTCACCCGAAGCGTTGCTGCCGCTGCTGCGCCATCCCGATGCACGTTTCGGCATGGAGGGGACAACGCTTGCGGACGCTGTCGATACGCTGGAAATCGCCGTGCTGCGCGGCCCCGTCCCGCCACCCGGCGTCGAAGGGCTGCGCTCGGCGCTCAATCTCGCGCATACGCCGCCCGATGCGGAAGAAACGCGTTTCTGGCATCCGGCCAAAAAACGCCTCGCCGCCGAAAAGTTCACACCGGCGAATAATCTCATCTCGCGCATCGGCCGCGCGCTTGAACCGCTCTGCGCGCTCGGCACGGGCGATGTGCCGCTGTCGGCGCTTCTCGGCGCGCACCGTGCGGCGCTTCTTGCCGTCGCCGCCGACGCGCCGGACGATCCCGATCTGAAAACGCTCGACAGCTTTTTTGAGGAAGCGGCGCATCATGCGCGGCTCGGCGTCAGGCTGACGGATTATCCTTCCGTCTTCCGCTCGCTTTTGCGCGGCGAGACGGCGCGCGGCACCCATGCGGCGCATCCGCGCCTTCGCATTCTCGGCACGCTCGAAGCGCGCCTTCTCGGTTTCGACCGCGTTGTGCTCGGCGGGCTGAACGAAACCATCTGGCCCCCACAGACGAAGAACGATGCCTTCCTGTCGCGGCCGATGCGCGGCGCGCTCGGCCTGCCGCCGCCGGAATGGCGCATCGGCCAGGCGGCGCACGATTTCGAACAGGCGCTCGGCACGCGCGACGTCATCCTGACGCGCGCACAGAAAGCCGGCGGTGCGCCGAGCGTGGCCGCGCGCTGGCTGCAAAGGTTGGCGGCGCTCGCAGGCGATAACTGGAAGACGGCGCAGCAGCGCGGCGCATTCTATCTCTCCGCTGCGCGCGCCCTCGACGACGCCCCCGTGGAACGCCGCGGCGCCCCCGCGCCGACACCTGAGCGCGATCTTCGTCCTTCGCGTCTCAGCGTCACCGAGATCGAAACGCTGATCCGCGATCCCTATGCGATTTTTGCGAAGCACACGCTGCGCCTTCAGCCGCTCGACCCGCTCGGCGCCGAGCCCGGCGCCTCCGATCGCGGCAATATCATTCACAAGGCCGTCGCCACCTTTGTCGAAAAACACGATCCGGATGCGCCGGATGCGCTCGAGAAACTGATTGCGCTCGGCCGCGAGGGCTTCGATCCGTTCTGGAGCTTTCCGGATGTGCGCGCCATCTGGTGGCCGCGCTTCGAAAACATCGCCTCCTGGTTCATCGCCTGGGAGAGCGCACGGCGCAAAACGATCAAACGGACTTTGACCGAGCGCAAAGGCCTGCTCGACTGGCAGACGCGCGAGGACCGCACCTTCACTCTGTCCGGACGCGCCGACCGGCTCGACGAGTTTCCCGATGGAAGGTTTGCGGTTGTCGATTACAAGACCGGCGTTCTGCCGGGCCATACCGAAGTTCAGGTCGGCATGGCGCCGCAGCTGCCTTTAGAGGCGGCGCTGCTGGCGCACGGAAAGTTCGAAGGCGCGCAGGGTGAGACCTCGCAATATCTCTATGTGCAGCTGACGGGGCGCGGCGACGGCGGCGACGAGAAGCTGATCGTGCTGAAGGAGACGACGCCCGCCGAAGTCGCCGCGGCGGCGCTGACCGATCTCAAGAAGATGATCGACCGGTTTGAGAACGAAGCGACGCCCTATCGCCCCGGCACGCATCCGAAGTTCCGTCGCCGTCCGAACGGCGATTACGATCATCTGGCGCGCTTTGCCGAATGGCTGCTCGCGCCGGACGCGCCGGAGGATTTCTCGTGA
- the tsaE gene encoding tRNA (adenosine(37)-N6)-threonylcarbamoyltransferase complex ATPase subunit type 1 TsaE, protein MSTSEVRAHRLALPDEAATARLAAALAPMFTPGDLITLSGALGAGKTAFARYVIRQLSGDFRLDVPSPTFSIMQVYDTPRGRVIHADLYRLSGSGELGEIGWEDASDNSILLVEWPERAGEDLSGQRLELSFEIDPANPSGARHVTIMPHGTWPDRISRALQIAGFLDAVGWAGARRVHLQGDASSRRYERLIDGGRSAILMDSPKKPDGPPIRDGKPYSRIAKLAEDVVPFAAIALVLRAQHFSAPNILAHDLDRGLLLVEDFGGEFVVKDGKHIPERMEAAVDLLVDLHTRALPSEIALERHKHIVPHYDIEALMIELELLLDWYLPHLRRAPTDEQRDVFLKHWNGVLTPIVQGPQTWVLRDYHSPNLMWLPDRDGVRRIGLLDFQDAVIGHPAYDVVSLLQDARVDVSENLEMNLLSRYVTRRRASDPGFDPLNFAAAYATLGAQRATKILGIFVRLAIRDGKQGYLKHLPRLIAYLDRDLAHPVLAPLRDWYIQAVRK, encoded by the coding sequence ATGAGCACAAGCGAGGTTCGGGCGCATCGTCTGGCCCTACCCGACGAGGCGGCGACGGCGCGGCTTGCAGCTGCGCTCGCGCCCATGTTTACGCCCGGCGACCTGATCACGCTTTCGGGCGCGCTCGGCGCCGGCAAGACCGCCTTTGCCCGCTATGTCATCCGCCAGCTCTCCGGCGATTTCCGCCTCGACGTGCCGAGCCCGACTTTCAGCATTATGCAGGTCTACGACACGCCGCGCGGCCGCGTGATCCATGCCGATCTCTACCGCCTTTCCGGCAGCGGCGAACTCGGCGAGATCGGCTGGGAGGATGCGAGCGACAATTCCATCCTTCTGGTCGAATGGCCCGAACGCGCCGGCGAGGATCTCTCCGGCCAAAGGCTGGAGCTCAGTTTCGAGATCGATCCGGCGAACCCTTCGGGCGCGCGCCATGTGACGATCATGCCGCACGGCACCTGGCCGGACCGCATCTCGCGCGCGCTGCAGATCGCCGGTTTCCTCGATGCCGTCGGCTGGGCGGGAGCGCGGCGCGTGCATCTGCAGGGCGATGCCTCCTCACGCCGCTATGAACGGCTGATCGATGGCGGGCGCAGCGCGATCCTGATGGACTCGCCGAAAAAGCCAGACGGCCCGCCGATCCGCGACGGCAAGCCCTATAGCCGCATCGCCAAGCTCGCCGAAGATGTCGTGCCCTTTGCCGCGATCGCGCTCGTGCTGCGCGCCCAGCATTTCTCGGCGCCGAACATCCTTGCTCACGATCTCGACCGCGGACTTCTGCTGGTTGAAGATTTCGGCGGCGAATTTGTCGTCAAAGACGGCAAGCACATCCCCGAGCGCATGGAAGCGGCGGTCGATCTTCTGGTCGATCTGCACACCCGCGCTCTGCCGAGCGAGATCGCGCTGGAGCGGCACAAGCACATCGTGCCGCATTACGACATCGAAGCTCTGATGATCGAGCTGGAACTCCTGCTCGACTGGTATCTGCCGCATCTGCGCCGCGCGCCGACCGACGAGCAGCGCGATGTGTTTCTCAAACACTGGAACGGCGTATTGACGCCCATCGTCCAGGGCCCGCAAACCTGGGTGCTGCGCGATTATCATTCACCCAATCTGATGTGGCTGCCGGACCGCGACGGCGTCCGCCGCATCGGCCTGCTCGATTTCCAGGATGCGGTGATCGGCCATCCGGCCTATGATGTCGTCTCGCTGCTGCAGGATGCGCGCGTCGATGTTTCGGAGAATCTCGAAATGAATTTGCTCTCGCGCTATGTCACGCGGCGGAGAGCCTCAGACCCCGGCTTCGATCCGCTGAATTTCGCCGCCGCCTATGCGACGCTCGGCGCGCAGCGCGCGACGAAAATTCTCGGCATCTTCGTGCGCCTTGCTATCCGAGACGGCAAACAGGGCTATCTGAAACATCTGCCGCGGCTCATTGCATATCTCGACCGCGATCTCGCCCATCCCGTGCTCGCGCCTCTGCGCGACTGGTATATTCAGGCGGTGCGCAAATGA